Proteins encoded by one window of Bradyrhizobium sp. B097:
- a CDS encoding P-loop NTPase has protein sequence MSVTQQQVLDCLAKVMSPRGTALTNANVLSAITVTDGKVFFSINVDAAEARAWESVRAQAENAVRAIPGVSVAMIALTAERKAGGAAPAPRPAGGVPPASAHRHPHPPGAQSPMARQAEIPGISAVIAVASGKGGVGKSTTALNLALGLRDIGLRVGLLDADIYGPSVPRLTGIREKPKLNDDKKMIPLQRFGLSIMSIGFLVEEDTAMIWRGPMVMSAITQMLRDVVWGTLDVLVVDMPPGTGDAQLTLAQNVPLKGAVIISTPQDLSLIDARRGLAMFKKVNVPVLGIVENMSYFQCPHCGTRSDIFGHGGARHEAEKLGVPFLGEIPLHIAIRAASDSGNPVVESEPDGPHAAIYRAIGSKVREQLQGVIAAA, from the coding sequence GTGAGCGTGACGCAGCAACAGGTTCTCGATTGTCTTGCCAAGGTGATGTCGCCGCGCGGCACGGCCTTGACCAACGCCAATGTGCTGTCGGCGATCACGGTCACCGACGGCAAGGTGTTCTTCTCGATCAATGTCGATGCCGCGGAAGCCCGCGCCTGGGAGAGCGTGCGTGCGCAGGCCGAGAATGCCGTGCGTGCCATTCCCGGCGTCAGCGTCGCGATGATCGCGCTGACCGCGGAGCGCAAGGCCGGCGGTGCGGCGCCCGCGCCGCGACCGGCCGGCGGTGTCCCGCCTGCATCCGCGCACCGACATCCACACCCGCCTGGTGCGCAATCGCCGATGGCGCGCCAGGCCGAGATCCCCGGCATCTCCGCCGTCATCGCAGTTGCCTCCGGCAAGGGCGGGGTCGGCAAGTCGACCACGGCGCTCAACCTTGCGCTCGGTCTGCGCGACATCGGCCTGCGCGTCGGGCTGCTTGACGCCGACATCTACGGCCCATCGGTGCCGCGGCTGACCGGCATCCGCGAGAAGCCGAAGCTCAACGACGACAAGAAGATGATCCCGCTGCAGCGCTTCGGCCTGTCGATCATGTCGATCGGCTTCCTGGTCGAAGAAGACACCGCGATGATCTGGCGCGGGCCGATGGTGATGTCGGCGATCACCCAGATGCTGCGCGACGTCGTCTGGGGCACGCTCGATGTGCTGGTCGTCGACATGCCGCCCGGCACCGGCGACGCCCAGCTCACGCTGGCGCAGAACGTCCCGCTCAAGGGCGCCGTCATCATCTCGACGCCGCAGGACCTCTCGCTGATCGACGCGCGGCGGGGACTGGCGATGTTCAAGAAGGTCAATGTGCCGGTGCTCGGCATTGTCGAGAACATGAGCTATTTCCAGTGCCCGCATTGCGGCACGCGCTCGGACATCTTTGGCCATGGCGGCGCCCGCCACGAGGCCGAGAAGCTCGGGGTGCCGTTCCTCGGTGAGATCCCGCTGCATATCGCCATCCGCGCCGCCTCCGATTCCGGCAACCCGGTGGTCGAGAGCGAACCGGACGGCCCGCACGCGGCGATCTACCGCGCGATCGGCAGCAAGGTCCGTGAGCAGCTGCAAGGCGTCATCGCCGCCGCCTGA
- a CDS encoding VOC family protein: protein MGMSVGVLDHFNIRTRNLAATVRFYEDVLGLEKGARPNFAFPGAWMYSEGKAVVHLVDISATDEAQKPDSGVVHHVAFASQGFDGMRKRLQSKGMEFDSRQVPGGDLWQIFVNDPNGVMIELNYEAAKEGGAAAPAERRDDVGAR, encoded by the coding sequence ATGGGCATGAGCGTCGGTGTGCTCGATCATTTCAATATCCGGACCCGGAATCTCGCCGCCACGGTGCGGTTCTATGAGGACGTTCTGGGCCTGGAAAAGGGTGCGCGGCCGAACTTCGCGTTCCCCGGTGCGTGGATGTACAGCGAGGGCAAGGCGGTCGTGCATCTGGTCGATATTTCCGCGACCGACGAGGCGCAGAAGCCTGACTCGGGCGTTGTCCATCACGTCGCCTTTGCCAGCCAGGGTTTTGACGGGATGCGGAAGCGGCTGCAGTCCAAGGGCATGGAGTTCGACTCGCGCCAGGTTCCCGGCGGCGATCTCTGGCAGATCTTCGTCAACGACCCCAACGGGGTCATGATCGAACTGAATTACGAGGCCGCCAAGGAGGGTGGCGCCGCAGCGCCGGCCGAGCGGCGGGACGACGTCGGAGCGAGGTAG
- a CDS encoding NAD(P)-dependent oxidoreductase, translated as MAKVAFLGLGVMGFPMAGHLVKKGGHEVTVYNRTAAKAKEWADKFGGKTAPTPKTAAEGQDFVMCCVGNDNDLRAVTIGPDGAFAGMKKGATFVDHTTASAEVARELDAAATKAGFKFVDAPVSGGQAGAENGVLTVMCGGSEDAYAGAEPIITGAYARMCKLLGPAGAGQLTKMVNQICIAGLVQGLSEGIHFAKKSGLDVAAVIETISKGAAQSWQMENRYKTMNEGKYDFGFAVEWMRKDLSIALAEARRNGATLPATALVDQFYAEVEKMGGKRWDTSSLLARLQR; from the coding sequence ATGGCTAAAGTCGCTTTCCTCGGTCTCGGCGTAATGGGTTTCCCGATGGCGGGACATCTCGTGAAAAAGGGCGGCCATGAGGTCACCGTTTACAACCGGACCGCGGCGAAGGCGAAGGAATGGGCCGACAAGTTCGGCGGCAAGACCGCGCCGACCCCGAAGACCGCGGCCGAAGGCCAGGATTTCGTGATGTGCTGCGTCGGCAACGACAACGACCTGCGCGCGGTCACGATCGGCCCCGACGGCGCCTTTGCCGGCATGAAGAAGGGCGCGACCTTCGTCGATCACACCACCGCCTCCGCCGAGGTCGCCCGCGAGCTCGATGCCGCCGCCACCAAGGCCGGCTTCAAGTTCGTCGACGCGCCGGTGTCCGGCGGCCAGGCCGGCGCCGAGAACGGCGTGCTGACGGTGATGTGCGGCGGCAGCGAAGACGCCTATGCCGGCGCCGAGCCGATCATCACCGGCGCCTATGCGCGGATGTGCAAATTGCTCGGACCGGCAGGCGCCGGCCAGCTGACCAAGATGGTCAACCAGATCTGCATCGCAGGCCTCGTGCAGGGCCTGTCCGAGGGCATCCACTTCGCCAAGAAGAGTGGCCTCGACGTCGCCGCCGTGATCGAAACCATCTCCAAGGGCGCAGCGCAGTCCTGGCAGATGGAAAACCGCTACAAGACCATGAACGAGGGCAAGTACGATTTCGGCTTCGCGGTCGAGTGGATGCGCAAGGACCTCTCGATTGCGCTGGCGGAAGCCCGCCGCAACGGCGCCACCCTCCCCGCCACCGCGCTGGTCGACCAGTTCTATGCCGAGGTCGAGAAGATGGGCGGCAAGCGCTGGGATACGTCGAGCCTGCTGGCCCGGCTGCAGCGCTAG
- a CDS encoding ATP-binding protein, with protein MSNPAEKPEVVQLPAGPQVTVPVNSRRVAAQRVREARDRLTSTSGTRPAFDAELLRQYAQTRISASYVVMLLVVATGVLFGLWMKPIVAGAWTVGILAVHLAIIRSCARFLAEPTSVAVTRKWRTRFVLLDLLYGLCWTAILIHPAGRDLSSNTLMMFLMLLVIAVSSMLAASLPIAALAATVPVTVGIALDLVLNGAFDNYVLALLALAAEGYFALLAHRLHSTTLATLEARAEKDALIGELEQAKAISDEARHRAESANVAKSRFLAQMSHELRTPLNAILGFSEVMKSEIFGAHAVPVYKEYSADIHNSGVHLLNLINEILDLSRIEAGRYELNEEAVALVHVVADCHHLLKLRASSRGITIHEVFEHGMPRIWGDERAIRQVVLNLLSNSIKFTPQGGEIWLKVGWTASGGQYLSVKDTGSGIAEDEIPVVLASFGQGSNSIKSAEQGAGLGLPIAKSLIDMHGGTFTLKSKLRIGTEVIVTLPPERVMSALAPMTEEAPPMQPEPAEPSMGADRKRVRRKSIMSAGTGL; from the coding sequence ATGAGTAATCCCGCAGAAAAGCCTGAAGTTGTGCAACTTCCGGCAGGACCTCAGGTGACGGTGCCGGTCAACAGCCGGCGCGTCGCAGCACAGCGGGTGCGCGAGGCGCGGGATCGGTTAACGTCAACCAGTGGAACCCGCCCGGCGTTCGACGCCGAACTGCTCCGGCAATACGCCCAGACCCGGATCTCGGCGTCCTACGTCGTGATGCTCCTCGTGGTGGCGACCGGCGTCCTGTTTGGCCTCTGGATGAAGCCGATCGTGGCCGGCGCCTGGACGGTCGGCATCCTCGCTGTCCATCTCGCGATCATCCGCAGTTGCGCCCGCTTCCTCGCCGAGCCGACCTCCGTCGCGGTGACCCGCAAATGGCGGACCCGCTTCGTGCTGCTCGACCTGCTGTACGGCCTGTGCTGGACCGCGATCCTGATCCACCCCGCCGGGCGCGATCTCTCCTCCAACACGCTGATGATGTTCCTGATGCTGCTGGTGATCGCGGTCTCCAGCATGCTGGCGGCGAGCCTGCCGATCGCAGCACTCGCGGCGACCGTTCCGGTGACGGTCGGGATCGCGCTCGACCTCGTGCTCAACGGCGCGTTCGACAATTACGTGCTGGCGCTGCTCGCGCTTGCCGCCGAGGGCTATTTCGCGCTGCTCGCCCACCGCCTGCATTCGACCACGCTGGCGACGCTGGAAGCCCGCGCCGAAAAGGACGCGCTGATCGGCGAACTGGAACAGGCCAAGGCGATCTCCGACGAGGCGCGGCACCGCGCCGAATCCGCCAATGTCGCCAAGTCGCGCTTCCTGGCCCAGATGAGCCACGAGCTGCGCACCCCGCTCAACGCCATCCTCGGCTTCTCCGAGGTGATGAAGAGCGAGATCTTTGGTGCGCACGCGGTGCCGGTCTACAAGGAATATTCCGCCGACATCCATAACTCCGGCGTGCACCTGCTCAATCTCATCAACGAGATCCTCGATCTGTCGCGCATCGAGGCCGGCCGTTACGAGCTGAACGAAGAGGCCGTGGCGCTGGTGCATGTCGTCGCCGACTGCCACCATCTGCTGAAGCTGCGCGCCTCCAGCCGCGGTATCACCATCCACGAGGTGTTCGAGCATGGCATGCCCCGGATCTGGGGCGACGAGCGCGCCATCCGCCAGGTCGTGCTCAACCTGCTCTCCAACTCGATCAAGTTCACCCCGCAGGGCGGCGAGATCTGGCTGAAGGTCGGCTGGACCGCGTCGGGCGGGCAATATCTGAGCGTGAAGGACACCGGAAGCGGCATCGCCGAGGACGAGATCCCGGTCGTGCTGGCCTCGTTCGGCCAGGGATCCAACTCGATCAAGTCGGCGGAACAGGGTGCGGGCCTTGGACTGCCGATCGCCAAGAGCCTGATCGACATGCATGGCGGCACCTTCACGCTGAAATCGAAGCTGCGCATCGGCACCGAGGTGATCGTGACCTTGCCGCCGGAGCGGGTGATGAGCGCGCTGGCGCCGATGACGGAAGAAGCGCCGCCGATGCAGCCGGAGCCCGCCGAGCCCTCGATGGGCGCCGACCGGAAACGTGTGCGCCGCAAGTCCATCATGAGTGCCGGCACCGGATTGTAG
- a CDS encoding DUF1289 domain-containing protein — protein sequence MSSETPCIAVCMIDPRTKLCFGCGRTLPEIARWHKMDRAERLSAMANLPARMAEAGLERMEPRPKRA from the coding sequence ATGAGCTCAGAAACGCCGTGTATCGCAGTCTGCATGATCGACCCCAGGACGAAGCTCTGCTTCGGCTGTGGTCGCACGCTTCCGGAGATCGCACGCTGGCACAAGATGGACCGCGCGGAGCGGCTGTCGGCCATGGCGAATTTGCCGGCGCGGATGGCCGAGGCCGGGCTCGAACGCATGGAGCCGCGTCCCAAGCGCGCGTGA
- a CDS encoding TIGR02281 family clan AA aspartic protease — translation MTRILLVIVLLMATAGAVVTYGDPDQIARARQNLTQIFGRSIAAPASAPAPAVQIARGQGGEFAFRAKINGISAPMVIDTGATSVVLTWETAKAIGLPTDMLEYNVDLETAGGHTKAARLTLDRLAVGKLVEKSVPALVVQRGQMKTNLLGMSFLDRLESWSVRSDTLSLTGYPDVTGSISTSARHRRPRTVVD, via the coding sequence GTGACCCGCATCCTCCTTGTCATCGTGCTCTTGATGGCAACCGCGGGCGCCGTTGTCACGTACGGCGATCCCGACCAGATCGCGCGCGCCAGACAGAATCTGACCCAGATCTTCGGCCGCAGCATCGCCGCGCCGGCATCCGCCCCTGCCCCCGCGGTGCAGATTGCGCGCGGTCAGGGCGGCGAGTTCGCGTTCCGCGCCAAGATCAACGGCATCAGCGCACCGATGGTGATCGACACCGGCGCGACCTCGGTCGTGCTGACCTGGGAAACCGCCAAGGCGATCGGGCTGCCGACCGACATGCTCGAATACAATGTCGACCTGGAGACCGCCGGCGGTCACACCAAGGCGGCGCGGCTGACGCTCGATCGTCTCGCGGTCGGCAAGCTGGTCGAGAAATCGGTGCCGGCGCTGGTGGTGCAACGCGGGCAGATGAAGACCAACCTGCTCGGCATGAGCTTCCTCGACCGGCTCGAAAGCTGGAGTGTCCGCTCCGACACGCTGAGCCTCACCGGATACCCCGACGTCACCGGCAGCATCAGCACCTCGGCCCGTCACCGCCGCCCGCGCACAGTTGTCGACTAG
- the catC gene encoding muconolactone Delta-isomerase, which produces MLFHVEMDVRIPHDLPAEKVDALKQAERARAMELQRTGAWRHLWRVAGRYANVSIFDVSGAQQLHDILSSLPLFPFMEIQVTPLCRHPSSIHDDDR; this is translated from the coding sequence ATGCTGTTTCACGTCGAAATGGACGTGCGGATCCCGCACGATCTCCCGGCCGAGAAGGTCGATGCGCTGAAGCAGGCCGAGCGTGCCCGCGCCATGGAGCTGCAACGCACCGGCGCCTGGCGCCATCTGTGGCGGGTGGCCGGACGCTACGCCAATGTCAGCATCTTCGACGTATCCGGCGCGCAGCAACTGCACGACATCCTGTCCAGCCTGCCGCTGTTTCCGTTCATGGAGATCCAGGTCACGCCGCTGTGCCGGCATCCGTCGTCGATCCACGACGACGACCGCTAG
- a CDS encoding 4-hydroxyphenylacetate 3-hydroxylase N-terminal domain-containing protein, with protein MTTAAALRADVPASTTSVYTGAEFLDSIQDGREIYIYGERVKNVTQHPAFRNSARMVARWYDRFHEKKGQIGVLTDTGSGQLTHPFFLGSRTADDLIKGRDAIAELQKVAYGWMGRSPDYKAAFLGTLGANSGFYGEYAGNAKRWYARTQERLDFWNHAIVNPPIDRDRAIEDVRDVFMHVEKETDAGLIVSGAKVVATGSALTHYNFIAHYGIPIKDKSFALIFTAPMDAKGVKLIARSSYEFTAAATGSPFDYPLSSRFDENDSILVFDKVLVPWENVFIYGDVDKINQFFPASGFIPRFTLHGVTRLAVKLDFIAGLFSMAVEATGSKDFRGVQTAVGEVIAWRNLFHGISDAMVKSPIAWQGTEGYNLPNLNYGLAYRVFAPMAYPRIKELIERHVASGLIYLPSSSADLESEAIRPYLDRFVRGSNGYAAIDRIKLLKLLWDAVGSEFGGRHELYERNYAGNYENLRVETLMAASATGDLGAMQDFVRNCMSDYDVSGWTAKDLINPDDINLVSRGLVQG; from the coding sequence ATGACTACAGCAGCTGCCCTGCGGGCCGATGTGCCTGCGTCAACCACCAGCGTCTATACCGGTGCGGAATTCCTGGACAGCATCCAGGACGGCCGGGAGATCTACATCTACGGCGAGCGTGTCAAGAACGTTACCCAGCATCCGGCCTTCCGCAATTCGGCGCGGATGGTGGCGCGCTGGTACGACCGCTTCCACGAAAAGAAGGGTCAGATCGGCGTCCTGACCGACACCGGCTCCGGACAGCTGACCCATCCGTTCTTCCTGGGCTCGCGCACGGCCGACGATCTGATCAAGGGCCGCGATGCGATCGCCGAATTGCAGAAGGTTGCGTACGGCTGGATGGGCCGCTCGCCGGACTACAAGGCGGCGTTCCTTGGGACCTTGGGCGCGAATTCGGGCTTCTATGGCGAGTACGCAGGCAATGCGAAGAGGTGGTATGCCCGGACCCAGGAGCGGCTCGATTTCTGGAATCACGCCATCGTCAATCCGCCGATCGATCGCGACCGCGCGATCGAGGACGTGCGTGACGTCTTCATGCATGTCGAGAAGGAGACCGACGCCGGCCTGATCGTCTCGGGCGCGAAAGTGGTTGCGACCGGTTCGGCGCTGACTCACTACAATTTCATCGCCCACTACGGCATCCCGATCAAGGACAAGTCGTTCGCGCTGATCTTCACGGCGCCGATGGACGCCAAGGGCGTCAAGCTGATCGCCCGCTCGTCCTACGAGTTCACGGCGGCTGCGACCGGCTCGCCGTTCGACTATCCGCTGTCCAGCCGCTTCGACGAGAACGACTCGATCCTCGTGTTCGACAAGGTGCTGGTGCCCTGGGAGAACGTCTTCATCTATGGCGACGTCGACAAGATCAACCAGTTCTTCCCGGCGTCGGGCTTCATCCCGCGCTTCACGCTGCATGGCGTGACGCGGCTTGCCGTCAAGCTCGACTTCATTGCCGGCCTGTTCTCGATGGCGGTGGAGGCGACCGGATCCAAGGATTTCCGCGGCGTGCAGACGGCGGTGGGCGAGGTGATCGCGTGGCGCAATCTGTTCCACGGCATTTCGGATGCGATGGTGAAATCGCCGATCGCCTGGCAGGGGACCGAGGGCTACAATCTGCCCAACCTGAATTACGGGCTGGCCTATCGCGTGTTCGCACCGATGGCCTATCCGCGGATCAAGGAGCTGATCGAACGCCATGTTGCGAGCGGCCTGATCTACCTGCCGTCGAGCTCGGCCGACCTCGAGAGCGAGGCAATCAGGCCCTATCTCGACCGCTTCGTGCGCGGCTCCAACGGCTATGCCGCGATCGACCGGATCAAGCTGCTCAAGCTGCTCTGGGACGCGGTCGGCTCCGAGTTCGGCGGACGGCACGAGCTCTACGAGCGCAACTACGCGGGCAATTACGAGAACCTTCGCGTCGAGACGCTGATGGCCGCGAGCGCGACCGGCGACCTCGGCGCCATGCAGGATTTCGTGCGCAACTGCATGAGCGATTACGACGTCTCCGGTTGGACGGCGAAGGATCTGATCAATCCGGATGACATCAACCTGGTCAGCCGCGGTCTGGTGCAAGGCTGA
- a CDS encoding FAD synthetase encodes MGKGFDSAAVAFHRDGELALDASVVTIGAFDGVHRGHQELLRQTIAAARRRGIPAVVYTFDPPPKVYFGQAEALISLHEKLERIATFTPDHVIVADFNQIYVRRTAADFLAELQLLQPREVIVGEDFRFGSCKGGTAQLLRQHFNTRILPPVRCGKGEIVSSSRIRTLRRSGLAAAASALENWRDIVTASPANRSAQLEVINP; translated from the coding sequence ATGGGCAAGGGTTTTGACAGCGCTGCTGTCGCTTTCCATCGCGATGGAGAATTGGCCCTCGACGCCAGCGTCGTGACCATCGGCGCGTTCGACGGCGTCCACCGCGGCCATCAGGAACTGCTCCGGCAGACCATTGCGGCAGCGCGACGCCGCGGCATTCCGGCCGTGGTCTACACCTTCGATCCGCCGCCGAAGGTATATTTCGGCCAGGCCGAGGCGCTGATCTCGCTGCACGAAAAGCTCGAGCGCATCGCAACATTCACACCGGACCATGTCATCGTCGCCGATTTCAACCAGATCTATGTCCGGCGCACCGCGGCTGACTTTCTCGCCGAGTTGCAGCTTCTGCAACCGCGTGAGGTGATCGTCGGCGAGGATTTCCGCTTCGGGTCCTGCAAGGGCGGCACCGCGCAGCTGCTGCGTCAGCACTTCAACACGCGCATCCTGCCGCCGGTGCGCTGCGGCAAGGGCGAGATCGTCTCCAGCAGCCGGATCCGCACGCTGCGGCGATCCGGCCTTGCGGCCGCCGCGTCGGCGCTTGAAAATTGGCGAGACATCGTGACCGCGTCGCCAGCCAACCGATCCGCCCAACTCGAGGTCATCAACCCATGA
- a CDS encoding flavin reductase family protein — protein MTAIDPRELRNACGQFGTGVTIITTHCEGRDHGMTANAFMSVSLDPPLVAISIAKSAKMLCNIQNTGRFAVSILAEGMEDLAWHFAGKPRLDLCDVFERRNELPVIANAAAYFVTDLADEIVAGDHTIFLGHVREMSLEPGKKPLLFCRGRFGGLADPHPAPAMLENAAYEFVW, from the coding sequence ATGACCGCCATCGATCCGCGCGAGCTGCGCAATGCCTGTGGCCAATTCGGCACCGGCGTCACCATCATCACCACGCATTGCGAGGGACGCGACCATGGCATGACGGCCAACGCCTTCATGTCGGTTTCGCTCGATCCGCCACTGGTCGCGATCTCGATCGCGAAAAGCGCGAAGATGCTCTGCAACATCCAGAACACCGGCCGCTTTGCGGTCAGCATTCTGGCTGAGGGAATGGAGGATCTTGCCTGGCATTTCGCGGGCAAGCCCAGGCTCGACCTCTGCGACGTCTTCGAACGCCGCAACGAGCTGCCCGTCATCGCCAACGCTGCAGCTTACTTCGTGACCGATCTTGCGGATGAGATCGTCGCGGGCGACCACACCATCTTTCTGGGGCACGTCCGCGAGATGTCGCTGGAGCCTGGCAAAAAGCCGCTGCTGTTCTGCCGCGGCCGCTTCGGCGGCCTTGCCGATCCGCACCCGGCGCCCGCGATGCTGGAGAATGCGGCTTACGAATTTGTCTGGTGA
- a CDS encoding intradiol ring-cleavage dioxygenase, producing MLNVNKDTITDHVIAALSNDIPDRNRQIMTSLIRHMHAFCKEVDLTFAEWFAACEFLRRAGDISDEKRNEFILIADILGVEVLVDMLDHRVTDGESESTVLGPFYRENPPVLPKGASIIKKTFDNAQTVKVSGRISDTAGRPIEGVTIDVWEDAPNGLYDLQDPEQPAYNLRGRFTTDANGEYAFVALRPEPYPIPYDGAGGELLKYMGHHPWRPGHIHFMLSKDGYQSLISQIYDSETKYLDNDSVFAVKQSLIGKFAKAPAGADTDLVLDFDFKLKKAAVERLVAAE from the coding sequence ATGCTGAACGTCAACAAGGACACCATCACCGACCACGTGATCGCCGCGCTCTCGAACGACATTCCTGATCGCAACCGTCAGATCATGACGAGCCTGATCCGCCACATGCACGCGTTCTGCAAGGAGGTCGACCTGACCTTCGCCGAGTGGTTCGCCGCCTGCGAATTCCTGCGCCGCGCCGGCGACATCTCGGACGAGAAGCGCAACGAGTTCATCCTGATCGCCGACATTCTCGGCGTCGAGGTGCTGGTCGACATGCTCGACCACCGGGTCACCGATGGTGAGAGCGAGTCCACCGTGCTCGGGCCGTTCTATCGGGAGAACCCGCCGGTGCTGCCCAAGGGCGCCTCCATCATCAAGAAGACGTTCGACAACGCGCAGACCGTCAAGGTCAGCGGGCGCATCAGCGATACCGCGGGCCGGCCGATCGAGGGCGTCACCATCGACGTCTGGGAAGACGCGCCGAACGGGCTCTATGACCTGCAAGACCCCGAGCAGCCAGCCTATAATCTGCGCGGGCGGTTCACCACCGACGCCAACGGCGAATACGCCTTCGTGGCGCTCCGTCCCGAGCCCTACCCGATCCCCTATGACGGCGCCGGCGGCGAGCTCTTGAAATACATGGGCCACCATCCCTGGCGCCCGGGCCACATTCACTTCATGCTGTCGAAGGACGGCTATCAATCGCTGATCTCGCAGATCTACGATTCCGAGACCAAGTATCTCGACAATGACTCGGTGTTCGCCGTGAAGCAGAGCCTGATCGGCAAGTTCGCCAAGGCGCCGGCCGGCGCCGACACCGATCTCGTTCTCGATTTCGACTTCAAGCTCAAGAAGGCGGCGGTCGAGCGCCTCGTCGCGGCCGAATGA
- a CDS encoding muconate/chloromuconate family cycloisomerase yields MSRAVIEIAEPVEQVRNFARDTAIRSIRATIVEAPTRRRHKLSNTEVTHQGYVLVRALLDNGVTGIGEASTLGGPRWAEESVESIKAAVTNYLAPALLGQPALAFEANALRMSKAATRNFAAKGAIESALLDAAGKTLGLPASALLGGAVRQRMEVIWALASGDSGQELEEAKEKLRRREHRQFKIKFGFNRPPADLKRLQTLRAGLGDEVRLIVDVNQGWTEAECIRFMPALEELDVALVEQPVSALQLEAMARVAARTSIPLLVDEAAFTKEEIARVATMGCGSVYSLKLVKSGGLFEMKRAAAVAGAHGLELYGGCLLESSIGAAAHLAAFATLPRLEWGSEHFGPRILVEDLVVNPIRFDAFEICVPDGPGLGVEVDEDKIRAFARKD; encoded by the coding sequence ATGAGTCGTGCCGTGATCGAAATCGCCGAGCCCGTGGAGCAAGTGCGGAACTTCGCAAGGGACACTGCGATCCGCAGTATCCGCGCCACCATCGTCGAAGCGCCGACCCGCCGGCGGCACAAGCTTTCGAACACGGAGGTCACGCATCAGGGCTACGTTCTGGTGCGCGCGCTGCTCGACAACGGCGTGACGGGCATCGGCGAAGCCTCGACGCTCGGCGGACCGCGCTGGGCCGAGGAGAGCGTGGAATCGATCAAGGCCGCGGTCACGAATTACCTGGCGCCGGCGCTGCTCGGGCAGCCTGCCCTCGCCTTCGAAGCCAATGCCTTGCGCATGAGCAAGGCCGCGACCCGCAATTTCGCCGCCAAGGGCGCCATCGAATCCGCCCTGCTCGACGCCGCCGGCAAGACGCTCGGCCTCCCCGCCAGCGCGCTGCTCGGTGGTGCAGTTCGCCAGCGCATGGAAGTGATCTGGGCGCTGGCCTCGGGCGACAGCGGCCAGGAACTGGAGGAAGCAAAGGAGAAGCTGCGCCGCCGCGAACATCGTCAGTTCAAGATCAAGTTCGGCTTCAACCGCCCACCGGCCGATCTGAAGCGGTTGCAGACGCTGCGCGCCGGCCTCGGCGACGAGGTGCGCCTGATCGTCGATGTCAACCAGGGCTGGACCGAAGCCGAATGCATCCGCTTCATGCCTGCGCTGGAGGAACTGGACGTCGCGCTGGTCGAACAGCCGGTGTCGGCACTGCAGCTGGAAGCCATGGCGCGTGTCGCGGCGCGCACTTCCATTCCGTTGCTTGTCGACGAAGCGGCCTTCACCAAGGAGGAAATCGCCCGCGTCGCCACGATGGGTTGCGGCAGCGTCTATTCGCTGAAGCTCGTGAAGAGCGGCGGCCTGTTCGAGATGAAGCGTGCCGCCGCGGTCGCCGGCGCCCACGGCCTCGAGCTCTACGGCGGCTGCCTGCTCGAGAGCAGCATCGGCGCGGCCGCGCATCTCGCCGCATTCGCCACCCTGCCCAGGCTCGAATGGGGAAGCGAGCATTTCGGCCCGCGGATCCTCGTGGAAGACCTCGTCGTCAACCCGATCAGATTCGACGCGTTCGAGATCTGCGTGCCCGATGGCCCGGGCCTCGGCGTCGAGGTCGACGAGGACAAGATCCGCGCCTTCGCCCGGAAGGACTAG